A portion of the Luteolibacter sp. Y139 genome contains these proteins:
- a CDS encoding FG-GAP repeat domain-containing protein — MKPQAILLPAGLLAIALTYAKTTGGAAWKKQVVTKDFLTEGLSVGDLDGDGKKDLVAGAFWFKGPDFKEAKPYRPGSAKSIEGYMEDSFLSWVDDLNGDGKNDILMASHPGKDLTLYLNPGKEGEWTAHRVMTEAAHESPLWVDLDGDGKKEVVCMQGGKFGYAEVDWSDVTKPWTFIAVSEKRTDTPYVHGLGAGDLSGDGKMDIVEKDGWFEQPAEKGGTWTWHQEKFAGPGGSQMLVFDVDKDGDNDLVTSLNGHGYGLFWCENHRSDGKVAFTPHEILPEDPAKTGPDGLQFSQLHAMDAGDFDKDGRIDFITGKRFWAHMGHDPGERDPALAVIFYNRKDGNGVRWEPEVIDNDSGVGCQVLAVDLDGDGKLEFAAGSKKGVHIIRR; from the coding sequence ATGAAACCCCAAGCCATTCTCCTGCCCGCCGGGCTGCTCGCGATCGCCCTGACCTACGCCAAAACGACCGGTGGGGCGGCTTGGAAGAAGCAAGTGGTGACGAAGGATTTCCTCACCGAGGGCCTTTCTGTCGGGGATCTGGATGGAGATGGGAAGAAGGATCTCGTCGCCGGGGCCTTCTGGTTCAAGGGGCCGGATTTCAAGGAGGCCAAGCCCTACCGGCCGGGAAGTGCCAAGTCGATCGAAGGCTACATGGAGGACTCGTTCCTGAGCTGGGTGGACGACCTGAATGGCGATGGGAAGAACGACATCCTGATGGCCAGTCACCCGGGCAAGGACCTGACGCTCTACCTGAATCCAGGGAAGGAAGGCGAATGGACGGCCCATCGGGTGATGACCGAGGCGGCCCATGAGAGCCCCCTGTGGGTGGATCTGGATGGCGACGGGAAGAAAGAGGTCGTTTGCATGCAGGGCGGCAAGTTTGGCTATGCAGAGGTCGATTGGTCGGACGTGACCAAGCCGTGGACCTTCATCGCCGTGTCGGAGAAGCGCACGGACACGCCGTATGTGCACGGGCTGGGCGCCGGGGATCTGAGCGGGGACGGCAAGATGGACATCGTGGAGAAGGACGGGTGGTTCGAGCAGCCGGCGGAGAAGGGCGGGACGTGGACGTGGCATCAGGAGAAATTCGCCGGTCCCGGCGGCTCACAGATGCTGGTCTTCGACGTGGACAAGGACGGAGACAATGACCTGGTCACCAGCTTGAATGGCCATGGCTACGGGCTGTTTTGGTGCGAGAACCATCGTAGCGACGGGAAGGTGGCTTTCACCCCTCATGAGATCCTGCCGGAGGATCCCGCGAAGACCGGCCCGGATGGTCTTCAATTCAGCCAGCTTCATGCGATGGATGCCGGGGACTTCGACAAGGACGGCCGAATCGACTTCATCACCGGCAAGCGCTTCTGGGCGCACATGGGCCATGATCCCGGCGAACGCGATCCGGCGCTCGCGGTGATTTTCTACAATCGCAAGGATGGCAATGGCGTCCGCTGGGAGCCGGAAGTGATCGACAATGATTCGGGCGTCGGCTGCCAAGTGCTGGCGGTGGATCTGGATGGCGATGGCAAGCTGGAGTTCGCCGCCGGGAGCAAGAAGGGCGTGCACATTATCCGGCGCTGA
- the htpG gene encoding molecular chaperone HtpG — MSDATLETHSFQAEIKQLLDLVVHSLYTDREIFLRELVSNASDSMEKLRHLQGTEKDIHDAALPLEITITTDKEARTVTIADRGIGMTREELVENLGTIAHSGTKAFLTAMKESGNSPANMIGQFGVGFYSAFMVAEKVEVFTRSWRENGEELLWTSDGVSGYSIEEASGLERGVKIVLHLKEEHAEYAEDARVKHLIERYSNFVGFPILLDGERVNKVEALWLKNKADISEEEYKEFYQFACHAYNDPAYRLHFAADAPLAINALIFVPDENMERWGMQKTEPAVALYCKKVLIDPAPKGLLPEWMRFLKGVIDSADLPLNISRETMQDSALVRKLGSVIAKRVVKMFEKEAEADPEKFQAFYKKFDRFFKEGVATDYANKDGLAKLLRFESSMTDEGKLSSFADYVTRAKDGQDKIYFLVGPSRVQLESSPYIEAFKARGLEVIYFTDPVDEYVVESLGEFDGKKLVSISHAGVELDDNATEGDALGAEATEKLCSFLKDELGGKVTSVASGKRLVDSPVIALVPQDGMTPQMRRMMKAMDENFQDDVKVELEINPRHPLVKKLAETSESNPELAKLVAGQLFDNALIAAGLLDDASETVKRMNALMEKAMG; from the coding sequence ATGAGCGACGCCACTCTCGAAACGCACTCCTTCCAGGCCGAAATCAAGCAGCTGCTCGATCTCGTCGTCCACTCCCTCTACACCGACCGAGAGATCTTCCTGCGCGAGCTGGTCTCGAATGCCTCCGATTCGATGGAGAAGCTGCGCCACCTGCAGGGCACGGAGAAGGACATTCACGATGCGGCGCTGCCGCTGGAGATCACAATCACCACCGACAAGGAGGCCCGGACCGTGACCATCGCCGACCGCGGCATCGGCATGACCCGCGAGGAGCTGGTGGAGAATCTGGGAACGATCGCGCACTCGGGCACAAAGGCTTTCCTCACGGCGATGAAGGAAAGCGGCAACTCGCCGGCGAACATGATCGGGCAGTTCGGCGTGGGCTTTTACTCGGCCTTCATGGTCGCGGAGAAGGTGGAGGTCTTCACCCGCTCGTGGCGCGAGAATGGCGAGGAGCTGCTGTGGACCAGCGATGGCGTCAGCGGCTACTCGATCGAGGAAGCGAGCGGCCTTGAGCGTGGCGTGAAGATCGTGCTGCACCTCAAGGAGGAGCATGCCGAATACGCGGAGGATGCGCGCGTGAAGCATCTCATCGAGCGCTACAGCAATTTCGTCGGCTTCCCGATTCTTCTCGATGGCGAGCGCGTCAACAAGGTCGAGGCACTGTGGCTGAAGAACAAGGCGGACATCAGCGAGGAGGAATACAAGGAGTTCTATCAGTTCGCCTGCCACGCCTACAATGATCCGGCGTATCGCTTGCACTTCGCTGCGGATGCGCCGCTTGCGATCAATGCGCTGATCTTCGTGCCCGATGAGAATATGGAGCGCTGGGGCATGCAGAAGACCGAGCCGGCGGTGGCGCTGTATTGCAAGAAGGTGCTGATCGATCCTGCGCCGAAGGGGTTGCTGCCGGAGTGGATGCGTTTCCTCAAGGGGGTGATCGATAGCGCCGACCTGCCGCTGAACATTTCCCGTGAGACGATGCAGGACAGTGCGCTGGTGCGGAAGCTCGGCAGCGTGATTGCCAAGCGGGTGGTGAAGATGTTCGAGAAAGAAGCCGAGGCGGATCCGGAGAAGTTCCAGGCTTTCTACAAGAAGTTCGACCGGTTCTTCAAAGAAGGCGTGGCGACCGACTATGCGAACAAGGACGGCCTTGCGAAGCTGCTGCGCTTCGAGTCATCGATGACGGATGAAGGCAAGCTCTCCAGCTTCGCCGACTACGTCACCCGCGCGAAGGACGGGCAGGACAAGATCTATTTCCTCGTGGGCCCGAGCCGCGTGCAGCTTGAGAGCAGTCCGTATATCGAGGCATTCAAGGCGCGTGGGCTGGAGGTCATTTATTTCACGGACCCGGTCGATGAATATGTCGTCGAGTCATTGGGCGAGTTCGATGGCAAAAAGCTCGTTTCGATCAGCCATGCCGGTGTCGAGCTGGATGACAATGCAACGGAAGGCGATGCGCTGGGAGCGGAGGCGACGGAGAAGCTGTGCTCGTTCCTGAAGGATGAGCTCGGCGGGAAGGTGACCAGTGTTGCCAGCGGCAAGCGTCTCGTGGACAGCCCGGTGATCGCTCTCGTCCCGCAAGATGGCATGACGCCGCAGATGCGCCGGATGATGAAGGCGATGGATGAGAACTTCCAGGATGACGTGAAGGTCGAGCTGGAGATCAATCCACGGCATCCGCTGGTGAAGAAGCTTGCTGAGACGAGTGAGTCGAATCCGGAGCTGGCGAAGCTGGTGGCGGGGCAGCTTTTTGACAATGCGTTGATTGCTGCCGGCTTGCTGGATGATGCGAGCGAGACGGTGAAGCGGATGAACGCGCTGATGGAGAAGGCGATGGGGTGA
- a CDS encoding DUF4304 domain-containing protein, which yields MPTAQDVIKEAVSSLHARRLKGLGFRKDGNTWVRTSKWPQVINLQLSSWNTADEAKITLNFGVFVEEIGKIVGDSPLKGKLKEYHCMPRVRIGQLRPDRKDYWWEVTPSISPGILADELFAEIADHGIPWLESLDSFEGLAKEFERQEIDFKAAVAFHLAEMPIEAEAMMAKALSSANEHFRPRLLRIARSLSIPIQSDD from the coding sequence ATGCCCACCGCCCAAGATGTGATCAAGGAGGCCGTATCGTCATTGCATGCCCGGCGCCTGAAAGGCCTCGGTTTTCGCAAGGATGGCAATACGTGGGTGCGGACGTCGAAATGGCCTCAAGTGATCAACCTCCAACTCTCGTCATGGAACACGGCTGATGAGGCGAAGATCACGTTAAACTTCGGAGTGTTTGTGGAGGAGATCGGTAAGATAGTGGGTGACAGTCCTCTGAAGGGGAAGCTGAAGGAGTATCACTGCATGCCCCGTGTCAGGATCGGACAGCTCCGACCGGACAGGAAGGACTACTGGTGGGAAGTCACTCCCTCAATATCGCCAGGCATCTTGGCCGACGAACTCTTTGCCGAGATTGCGGACCATGGCATTCCGTGGCTTGAGAGCTTGGATTCCTTCGAAGGTTTAGCGAAGGAGTTTGAGAGGCAGGAAATCGACTTCAAGGCGGCTGTCGCCTTTCATCTGGCGGAGATGCCGATAGAGGCGGAGGCAATGATGGCCAAGGCCCTTTCGAGTGCAAACGAGCATTTCCGTCCCCGCCTCCTGCGTATCGCGAGATCGCTATCAATTCCCATTCAGTCCGACGACTGA
- a CDS encoding SGNH/GDSL hydrolase family protein, which produces MKRTLPLIVTALAFPISAKELPPLPAELSVYQLDPAPEPAGLLLKKGDRVAICGDSITEQKRYSVIMESYLTACLPELEITCRQYGWSGEQAGGFLGRLESDVLRFKPTFATSCYGMNDFRYVPYEDGIAAEYRKNETTMVQAFKKAGTRVLLGSPGIIDSVPGWVKSAKGTQQDLNLSLSKFRNIGIQIAAEEKVAFADVYRPMLLADNLAKKQNGPDFKVAGKDGVHPNWAGQVVMAYAFLKGMGIDGDLGTITIGRSGKATATAGHKVISSDGGKITLQSTKLPFSPGPGDVKNDDVIAAGLALVPFDDELNRLTLRIDFPEAKNYDVTWGDATKTYTADELKKGVNLAKDFVNNPLVPAFKKVWDAVSAKQNYETRQIKELAHGMEGKTDIDGTFTLTEKVRAKLAKAVADSVQPAEHVITVTAK; this is translated from the coding sequence ATGAAACGCACCCTGCCACTGATCGTCACGGCCCTCGCATTCCCAATTTCTGCCAAAGAACTCCCGCCGCTTCCTGCCGAACTCTCGGTCTACCAGCTCGATCCCGCGCCTGAGCCCGCCGGACTCCTCCTGAAAAAGGGCGACCGCGTGGCGATCTGTGGCGACTCGATCACCGAGCAAAAGCGCTACTCGGTGATCATGGAGAGTTACCTCACCGCATGCCTCCCGGAACTGGAAATCACCTGCCGCCAATACGGCTGGAGCGGCGAGCAGGCCGGCGGCTTCCTCGGGCGGCTGGAAAGCGACGTCCTGCGCTTCAAGCCGACCTTCGCCACCTCCTGCTACGGCATGAATGACTTCCGCTACGTGCCCTACGAGGACGGCATCGCCGCGGAATATCGGAAGAACGAGACCACCATGGTCCAGGCATTCAAGAAAGCCGGCACCCGCGTGCTGTTAGGCTCGCCCGGCATCATCGATTCCGTGCCCGGCTGGGTGAAGTCGGCCAAGGGCACCCAGCAGGACCTCAATCTTTCCCTCTCGAAGTTCCGCAACATCGGCATCCAGATCGCGGCAGAGGAAAAGGTCGCCTTCGCCGATGTCTACCGCCCGATGCTGCTCGCTGACAACCTGGCAAAGAAACAAAACGGCCCGGACTTCAAGGTCGCGGGCAAGGACGGCGTTCACCCCAACTGGGCCGGCCAAGTGGTCATGGCCTACGCCTTCCTCAAGGGCATGGGCATCGATGGCGATCTCGGCACCATCACCATCGGCCGCTCGGGCAAGGCGACCGCCACCGCTGGTCACAAGGTGATCTCCTCCGACGGCGGCAAGATCACCCTCCAGAGCACCAAGCTCCCCTTCAGCCCCGGCCCTGGCGACGTGAAGAATGACGATGTCATCGCCGCGGGACTCGCACTCGTTCCCTTCGATGACGAGCTGAACCGCCTCACCCTCAGGATCGATTTCCCCGAAGCGAAGAACTACGACGTGACCTGGGGCGACGCGACCAAGACCTACACGGCGGACGAACTCAAGAAGGGCGTGAATCTCGCCAAGGACTTCGTCAACAACCCGCTGGTGCCCGCCTTCAAGAAAGTCTGGGACGCTGTGTCCGCGAAGCAAAACTACGAGACCCGCCAGATCAAGGAGCTGGCCCACGGGATGGAAGGCAAGACGGATATCGATGGAACCTTCACGCTGACCGAGAAGGTCCGCGCTAAGCTCGCCAAGGCAGTCGCCGACTCGGTGCAGCCTGCCGAGCACGTGATCACCGTCACGGCAAAGTAA
- a CDS encoding glycogen synthase produces the protein MSDNPPRRPRILVVTPEITYLPEGMGNLAQRMCAKAGGLADVSASLVKALYDQGADVHVALPNYRRMFHQDVASVFDNEFEKVSSALPEQRIHLAQDRVFYHRSSVYGAENHLIALAFQREVINHTLPQVRPDLIHCNDWMTGLIPAVAKQYGIKSLFTVHNIHSEHLTLAQIEDRGIDAAAFWQHCYYRRAPWNYEESRANNPVDLLTTGILSADHVNTVSPTFLDEIVQGYHHFIPDAIRNQLRDKHRDGRATGILNAPDPGFDPASDPYLKNHFTAADHSEGKRKNKLELQERLGLMGDPDVPLFFWPSRLDPVQKGCQLLGDILHSLVTQNKLQIAIIASGAYKNHFHDIVNRHRFHGQVAVRDFDEGLSHLGYAASDFIFMPSSFEPCGLPQMIAPKYGSLTLAHDTGGLHDTVDPFDAEADKGNGFLFKHFNGDGLRWAVNEALKFYHGGEEHRTHHRARIMKEAVARFNHEATAAAYIKRYEQMLDTAVMT, from the coding sequence ATGTCTGATAACCCTCCCCGTCGCCCTCGGATCCTCGTCGTCACCCCGGAAATCACCTACCTGCCGGAGGGGATGGGTAACCTCGCCCAGCGCATGTGCGCCAAGGCCGGCGGCCTCGCCGACGTCTCCGCTTCGCTCGTCAAGGCCCTCTACGACCAAGGTGCCGACGTCCACGTCGCCCTGCCGAACTACCGCCGGATGTTCCACCAGGACGTCGCCAGCGTCTTCGACAATGAGTTCGAGAAAGTCAGCAGCGCTTTGCCCGAGCAGCGCATCCACCTCGCCCAAGATCGCGTCTTCTACCACCGCTCCAGCGTCTACGGCGCGGAGAATCACCTCATCGCCCTCGCCTTCCAGCGCGAGGTCATCAATCACACCCTCCCGCAGGTCCGGCCGGACCTCATCCACTGCAATGACTGGATGACGGGACTGATTCCCGCCGTGGCGAAGCAATACGGCATCAAGTCCCTCTTCACCGTCCACAACATCCACTCCGAGCACCTTACGCTCGCGCAGATTGAGGACCGTGGCATCGACGCCGCCGCATTCTGGCAGCACTGCTACTATCGCCGCGCCCCATGGAACTACGAGGAAAGCCGCGCCAACAATCCGGTCGACCTTCTAACCACCGGCATCCTCTCCGCCGACCATGTGAACACGGTCAGCCCGACCTTCCTCGATGAAATCGTGCAGGGCTATCACCACTTCATCCCGGATGCGATCCGCAACCAGCTCCGCGACAAGCATCGCGATGGCCGCGCCACCGGTATCCTGAATGCCCCGGACCCGGGCTTCGACCCGGCCAGCGATCCCTACCTGAAGAACCACTTCACCGCCGCCGACCACTCGGAAGGCAAGCGCAAGAACAAGCTGGAACTCCAAGAGCGCCTCGGCCTGATGGGCGATCCGGATGTGCCGCTGTTCTTCTGGCCTTCACGCCTCGATCCCGTGCAAAAGGGCTGTCAGCTCCTCGGTGACATCCTCCACAGCCTCGTCACACAGAACAAGCTGCAGATCGCGATTATCGCCAGCGGCGCTTACAAGAACCACTTTCACGACATCGTGAACCGCCACCGCTTCCACGGCCAGGTGGCAGTGCGCGATTTCGATGAAGGACTCTCGCACCTCGGCTACGCGGCCAGCGATTTCATCTTCATGCCCTCCTCCTTCGAGCCCTGCGGCCTGCCGCAGATGATCGCGCCGAAGTATGGCAGCCTCACCCTCGCCCACGACACCGGCGGCCTCCACGATACCGTCGACCCCTTCGACGCCGAAGCCGACAAGGGCAATGGTTTCCTCTTCAAGCACTTCAACGGCGACGGCCTACGCTGGGCAGTAAACGAAGCTCTCAAGTTCTACCACGGCGGTGAAGAGCACCGCACCCACCACCGCGCCCGCATCATGAAGGAAGCCGTCGCCCGCTTCAATCATGAGGCCACCGCCGCAGCCTACATCAAGCGCTACGAGCAGATGCTGGACACGGCCGTGATGACGTGA
- a CDS encoding bifunctional alpha/beta hydrolase/class I SAM-dependent methyltransferase: protein MSTRLQFTADDGACLHYKTWNVQGATRALVLIHRGHEHADRWDPVIPSLEMPDTAIYAWEARGHGQSEGRRGHATGFMQYVRDLDAFVRHLKASHGLTPERTVVVAHSVGAVITAAWVHDFAPRIAGLVLATPAFHVNLIVPGALTNIRLMQKLKPDSTIKSYVRGSWLTRDTQAAATYDADSAISKDISAKILVELFDTGKRVTSDAAVMDRPLLLFSAGADRVVKREAIDAFYDNYGSDQKVHLSLKDARHAIFHDLCREEAIGAIRRFAERCFEKPTPPRLEADLSHPATNEEYAGLQKPLPAPSLKGLSFSIQRSMLGTLGKLSRGIRIGHATGFDSGESLDYVYENQSRGALGLGKVIDRGYLDAIGWRGIRQRRECMNQALRFALTKVREDHLPLELMDIAGGAGRYLLDILDDPEVGSNLHVLCRDWSQSALETGRAAASARLLKNRIDHIRADAFDETSLASVDPKPSVAVVSGLYELFPENDRLQRSLRGLFSAVSPGGWLVYTGQPWHPQVEMIARTLTNRDGRFWVMRRRPQGEMDALVEAAGFRKERQWIDDFGIFTVSIARRP, encoded by the coding sequence ATGAGCACCCGTCTCCAATTCACTGCCGACGACGGCGCTTGCCTCCACTACAAAACCTGGAACGTCCAAGGTGCCACGCGCGCCCTGGTGCTGATCCACCGCGGCCACGAGCACGCCGACCGCTGGGATCCCGTGATCCCATCGCTCGAAATGCCGGACACCGCCATCTACGCGTGGGAAGCCCGCGGCCACGGCCAATCCGAAGGCCGCCGCGGCCACGCCACCGGCTTCATGCAGTATGTCCGGGACCTCGACGCCTTCGTCCGCCACCTGAAGGCTAGCCACGGCCTGACGCCAGAGCGCACGGTTGTCGTCGCCCACAGCGTGGGTGCAGTGATCACCGCAGCATGGGTGCACGATTTCGCCCCACGGATCGCCGGACTGGTGCTGGCAACCCCTGCCTTCCACGTGAACCTCATCGTGCCCGGCGCGCTCACGAACATCCGCCTGATGCAGAAGCTCAAGCCGGACTCCACCATCAAGAGCTACGTCCGTGGCTCGTGGCTGACCCGCGATACCCAGGCAGCCGCCACCTACGACGCCGACAGCGCGATCTCCAAGGACATCTCCGCGAAGATTCTCGTCGAGCTCTTCGACACCGGCAAACGCGTCACCAGCGATGCCGCGGTCATGGACCGCCCGCTGCTGCTCTTCTCCGCCGGTGCCGACCGCGTCGTGAAGCGCGAGGCGATCGATGCTTTCTACGACAACTATGGTAGCGATCAAAAGGTCCACCTCTCGTTGAAGGACGCGCGCCACGCCATCTTCCACGACCTTTGCCGCGAGGAAGCCATCGGTGCCATCCGCCGCTTCGCCGAGCGCTGCTTCGAGAAGCCCACACCACCGCGACTGGAAGCAGACCTCTCCCATCCCGCGACGAACGAGGAATACGCAGGCCTCCAGAAGCCGCTGCCCGCGCCCTCACTAAAGGGCCTCTCCTTCTCCATCCAGCGCTCGATGTTAGGCACGCTCGGCAAACTGAGCCGCGGCATCCGCATCGGCCACGCGACCGGCTTCGACTCCGGCGAGTCGCTCGACTACGTTTACGAAAACCAATCCCGCGGTGCCCTCGGCCTCGGCAAGGTGATCGACCGCGGCTATCTCGATGCCATCGGCTGGCGCGGCATCCGCCAACGCCGCGAATGCATGAACCAAGCCCTGCGCTTCGCCCTCACCAAGGTCCGCGAGGATCACTTGCCGCTCGAACTCATGGACATCGCTGGCGGAGCGGGCCGTTACTTGCTCGACATCCTCGATGACCCCGAAGTCGGCAGTAACCTGCACGTGCTGTGCCGCGATTGGAGCCAGTCCGCGCTGGAAACCGGACGCGCTGCTGCCAGCGCGAGGTTACTAAAGAACCGAATCGACCACATCCGCGCCGATGCCTTTGACGAAACTTCCCTCGCCAGCGTAGATCCCAAGCCCTCGGTGGCAGTCGTCTCCGGCCTCTATGAACTCTTCCCCGAAAACGATCGCCTCCAGCGATCCCTGCGCGGCCTCTTCTCCGCCGTCTCTCCCGGCGGCTGGCTGGTCTACACCGGCCAACCCTGGCACCCTCAGGTGGAAATGATCGCCCGCACCCTGACCAATCGCGACGGCCGCTTCTGGGTCATGCGCCGCCGCCCGCAGGGCGAAATGGATGCGCTCGTCGAAGCCGCCGGCTTTCGCAAGGAACGACAGTGGATCGATGACTTCGGCATCTTCACCGTGAGCATCGCTCGCCGTCCATGA
- a CDS encoding aldo/keto reductase produces MTRRDTFRLIAGGLAMSHAAAQQPAAPAMLTRPIPSSGEKLPVIGMGTWQTFDVADPAPLEEVLKVFSELGGKLLDSSPMYGKSEQVAGDLIGKLGLREKLFIATKVWTKGKAEGIAQMESSMKKLRAKPIDLMQVHNLVDVGTHLDTLRGWKKDGTVRYLGVTHYTASQHEAVAKLVASETLDFLQINYSLGEREAEEKLLPLAKDRSVAVIVNRPFAGGELFKKLREKPLPAWAKEIDCDSWAQIMLKFVVSHPAITCAIPATSKVEHLRDNMKAGLGTMPDEAMRKRIAAEAV; encoded by the coding sequence ATGACCCGGCGTGACACCTTCCGACTGATTGCCGGCGGCCTGGCGATGAGCCATGCCGCCGCCCAGCAACCCGCTGCCCCTGCCATGCTCACACGCCCCATCCCCTCGTCCGGCGAAAAGCTGCCCGTCATCGGCATGGGCACGTGGCAGACCTTCGACGTCGCCGATCCAGCGCCGCTTGAAGAAGTGCTGAAGGTCTTCTCCGAACTCGGCGGCAAGCTGCTCGATTCCTCGCCGATGTATGGCAAGTCCGAGCAAGTTGCCGGCGACCTGATCGGCAAGCTCGGGCTGCGCGAGAAGCTCTTCATCGCCACCAAGGTCTGGACCAAAGGCAAGGCGGAAGGCATCGCCCAGATGGAGTCATCGATGAAGAAGCTCCGTGCCAAGCCGATCGACCTGATGCAGGTGCACAATCTCGTCGATGTCGGCACCCACCTCGATACCCTGCGCGGCTGGAAAAAAGACGGCACCGTCCGCTACCTCGGCGTCACCCATTACACCGCCAGCCAGCATGAAGCTGTCGCCAAGCTGGTCGCCTCCGAGACGCTCGATTTCCTCCAGATCAACTATTCCCTCGGCGAGCGCGAGGCAGAGGAGAAGCTACTCCCCTTGGCAAAAGACCGCAGCGTCGCCGTCATCGTCAACCGCCCCTTCGCCGGCGGCGAGTTATTCAAGAAGCTCCGCGAAAAACCTCTGCCCGCTTGGGCAAAGGAAATCGATTGCGACAGCTGGGCGCAGATCATGCTGAAGTTCGTGGTCTCCCATCCAGCGATCACCTGTGCGATCCCGGCAACCTCAAAGGTCGAACACCTCCGCGACAACATGAAAGCCGGTCTCGGCACCATGCCGGACGAAGCGATGCGCAAGAGGATCGCGGCCGAAGCCGTCTAA